A segment of the Trifolium pratense cultivar HEN17-A07 linkage group LG7, ARS_RC_1.1, whole genome shotgun sequence genome:
TAattggactgggcaatgggcttagaGGCAAATCCAACTAGCCtaattaatataagaaagaatATTAAGCCCAAATCCAGAAAGATCTAAAACGCCCCATTAGGCGATACGAGGCCAAGGCGTGATCAATAATCACGTGTCAATATCCAGAAAATAGATTTAGTATTATTGTAAATATCTCCTTCTTCCTTGTGTGAATGGCCGACCTGAGAAGGAAGAAACCAACTTCCCAtaaccgccatagcttggagaccaaggttctcatccctactttcacgctgTGTTACCAAAGAAGGCGCTGTGGACCGGATTTCTAGGAatccttgcttggagaagaagactagatgctctataaatagctccatacttTCATTTGTAGAGGAGACCGAATTCTGAcctataaaactcccagggttgttgggattgagcAAAGTGCAACCGcatcatttaatcaataatacaaacccctttgagtttttaccagaacattttggcgcccaccgtggggctgcggtaaaaacatttgatcccagcctaccacatcgaactagacaaaaatcaaacatctccacAAACACACGGTGATACTGCTTTGCCGTCATACCAATTTTTCCATTTGAATTCTGATGATGTCACCGTCGTTGTCAATCAATTTGGGAAGTCATGGTTGATTCACGAAATCCTTGTTCTCATGATACTCTCTGGAAGCCATTTatagaaacaaagaaaaacaccCACTGCGTGTTTTGTTGCTTCAAATTAAGTTATCATCTGGGAGTGTGTTGTTTTCTCCCCCAGCATAGTATGGTCGCCGCTGGCCAAGCTTCATGTGGCAACAACGAAGCCGTCGCCGCCGTCAGTTGTGGAGAAAATGGCATCGCCGCAGTCAGACTTGAGAAGGAACCGTCGTGTCATCATCAGACTCGTGTAAGAGCCGTTGTGGCGTCGCCAGAATTATCACGGAACCACATCTAAACCGAAACGAATTTGAGCACCGATTGAATTAATTGGACATGGATTTGCCTGCGAGTATTCATAATTTCTTAATCAGGTGatagctttcttttattttatcaattccTAATTCATGCTTTATTGTCAGTTTATGGCTCTGTCAAATAACATATCCGATTCAATTCATGCTATGCGATAATCATAGTGATAATAATAGTATCCCATGGTATATTTGCGGTTAAAACATGAAAATGGATGgtcaattaataataaaaaaggagAGTACCAGTTACCAAATAAGATGAGCATTCAAATATTCTTTGAACAAAGATTTGGTTTATACTCAATCTCATATTTTAGTGGAACATAGAATGCAATCCGAAATAATAATATAGCGTCAACAACCTGATAAAAAATCATTCATACAAAAGTACATAGAGCAGCATGGTGCACCTTTATACTATAAAAATTATGGGAAAACCTTCAAGAAGCACTCTTAGCCGTATATTTGTAATTATAACAATGCAAGGAATCTGTTAGCATATTTTCTATGCATTCTGCATATTTACTTTATGTCTTATGctgttttaatttgtttgtgatAACATTTGGTGATGTTTTAGTTTGTATCAGGCAAGAGTTAGAAAACATGAACTTGTCTTTGGAAAAAATGCCTTTACTAGTCCAAATTTGATTCTATACAAGAttcactactactactaataTCCGCTTCATTGTATTTCTTCAATGAGTTGATTGTGATAGCAAATAAGGCAGGATTAAAGTCAGAACCAGAAGCACACTAAGCGTTGTTGTTGTCGCCAACTGGCTGTCCAACATCGCCATCGACCGTTGTTGCTGCAGCTTTATCTGACACCGCTGTCAAACTTTCTTACGGTAGTGGTCGATCCAGACATTGAAGCACTGACCGAGAAGGCCACAATACAAGAAGATTCGAACCGATGATCTTTATGTAAATACAAGAAGATGCGAAAACCAATTCCGCCGGGGCCTAAGAGCTGAGATGAAGTCAGCAAGCAATATTCCGAATTGGTTTACAAAGGAGGTGAAGCTGTGGAAGAATTtgtgaaaacaaaatattataaagaTCTCAACAACTTAGACAAACGTCATCGCATGCGCAGGGCAACGAACAAATGTGGAaaattaacatgaaaattcGGTAATTATCACTCGGCGAGATAGAAGccgccaactaatatttcaggttgaagcatATTCCGCAATGACTACCGCAAAGGAACTCAGTCTCGCCACGCCAAAACATAATTGGTTTTCTTGCTAGGCGAGGAGTGCCGCAACAAACCGCCCACGGCGGTATCATTttcgtttgttttatttttcatatattattattgttgaacttcTAATGTATCAAAGCTTGTTTGTAGAAAATATAGGGTTGAGAGGCCCTgacgtcacccgtagggggcgtcaaaaacagaaattaaatcaaggttgaaaggccctggcgtcacccgtagggggcgtcaaaaacagaaattaaatcaaggttgaaaggccttggcgtcacccgtagggggcgttagaaacagaaattaaatcagggttgagaggccttggcgtcacgcgtagggggcgtcagaaacagaaattaaatcagggttgagaggccttggcgtcacccgtagggggcgtcagaaacagaaattaaatcagggttgagaggccttggcgtcacccgtagggggcgtcagaaacagaaattaaatcagggttgagaggccctggtgtcacccgtagggggcgtcaaaaacagaaattaaatcaaccgtaggggacgtcaaaaacagaaaataaatcaaggttgaaaggccctggcgtcacccgtagggggcgccaaaaacagaaaatatacAGCGAAGAAAGGCAAGATTATCAACATCACCAAGAGGAAAAGCTTGCACGCACTCAAAACAAGGCGACATATCGCCACACCAGCTACAATCGCCAAAAGACAACAGGTATAAACTTATTCTCGAACGACTCATAATTATGTTAAAGACATCACAGGTGTAAGGATAAAAGTTTCCAAAGCAAGAAGGATAGGAGGCGTCATCTAATAGCATACTATCAAAATGATCCGCAAAATTATAAAGAAATCAGGCAAATAAAGACATTAAATAAAGACCCAATAAAGGGCAAGTTGTTCAAAGCCACGAAAGGGCATACAAAGTAGTTACAAGGAGCCATAAAAGGGCAAGAACAAGTTCATTACAATAAAAGGAAAGAAGGCGTTCATTCAGGAGGAACATAAGGGACGAGCTTTCCATCAACTATCTGCTTCATTGCATCGGCCTCGCCTAGGCGCTCAGCATCCAAATCAGGAAAGAGCAACTTAACCTGCTCGATCGCAAAGGCGAAGCCTTCATCATATTGGTTGGCTGCACAAAGTTGAAGCTCGTTGATGTCATTTTCCAACCTAGCCTTCTCATCAGCCAAGGTCCCAACAGAGAGCACCGCCTCATCTTTCTTCTTGGAAAGCTTGGAAAGCTTCTCAACCTGGGCAGCAGCATTCTCCTTGAGCTTTGCCTCAGAGGCGGCGTAGCTTTCTTTGACCTTCGCCAGTTTTTCTTCGTAATCTTTCCTCAACCTTTCTGCCTCGCCCTCCCTTTCTTCCTTCAGCCTTTTGATATCATCCTCCAGCTTCGCCTTGGTTTCAGAATACTTCTTCTCAATATCAGCGAgattatcatcaaccatcttcaCTTTTTGCCTCGCCTCTAGAACCTCTTGCTCCTGGCGGTTTGTCAGCAGATAATTAAGAAGAGTACCCTTGACTTCATACTCTAAGGCCTTCTTCCTCAGGTCTTCCGTCGAAGTGTTGGTAAAGCGAGCCATGTCACCCACCATGGTTACTCCTCTCTCAATAAACTCCAGAGGATCGAAGGAGCTCCAGGAAAGGGGCGCAGCGGCTTCAACGTCTTGAGCaggaggctgagaagaactGGAAGCCGCGCCTTTGCCCTTGTCAGCACTCCCAGCCTTTTGAGTAGTCTTCTCTACCTTTTGTTTTTTGGAAGGAGGAGGTTCAACACCCTCGGTTCCCACGGCTCCAGAATCTGCTTTCCCCGGGATCTCGATACGGATCCGCCCATCAAGTTTGATTCGCCTTCCAGGGCGCAACAAAAATAGTCGGAATAGCGCCCAAAGAGAAGAAGCCAAAGACAAGGAAAAAGCAAGATATAAAGACAACACATTCAGGTCAAAACAGGAAAAGGAATCTTTATTAATGGCGGAAAATAAAGGTACAACGAGGGGAAACcaagttacaaaaaaaaaaactagtccTAAAAAGTCCTATCACTCGGATTCCGAATCCTTCTGCACAGGCTCAGGAAGcgtcatcttggattccacggtaATCCGGGATCCATCTTCTTCACCCGACGAAGAAGCACGAGAAGAAAGCTCGGGAGGAACATAcgtctccagaaacgaaacgtaatccCCATCAGCGCTATCAGAATCAGAGGTATCAGAGGAAAGAAtgataacctccacctttttgaccTCTTTAGCCCTTCGGGAACGAGTGGAGTTCGAAGTGGTTATCTCCACCTTTTTCTTCCTTCGCTGAGATTGAGGCTTCTCAGCAATGGGTGTTTTAGCATTTCCCCTTTCCATCGTAAGGATTCAGAACAAGTTGATGAAAATGTGAGTTTAGCGTTTGATATTTATAGCCGATTATGCTTAACCCTAGCATCGTTATTAACGGTCATAATTAATGCTTGGACGCTCATAACCACTTTGGTTTGACTGTCTCGAAAAGCGTCATTTTTATATGTCCAAGAAGTCAAGATTTGACCCACTTAAGTTATCGAAAAATTGCAAAAAAGGAGGCGATACTAGCAGAAATAAAAGAACAACGCATAAGGAAAAGAAACtgcttaaaattcaaattttggtgaaggaaatacaacggaagcaaaAGTGCGAAATGAAAACAACAAAGGTCCCAAAATGCGGAAGCAAATTACAAACACTAGAAAGAAAAGCACAAATGGAAAGATGAGCAAACAAAGACTTCATGGCATGGTAGAACtccccaattcaccagcatcggcaACGACGACacggtgcatttcctccaatgcccgtttcaccctcttcgccttcaccatgttttcttcaataggCTTCAAATCCTCTCTCAGCTCGCCCTGTTTATCCAAAAGGTCCACCAGAGAGTGACGCCTTGAAATTAGCTTAGCAACATCATCCCTAATCTCGCCCTGAAGAGCCCTCTTTCTCTTCACAAGAGGCTTCATTTCCTTGTTCAGCATCGCCAAACGGTCGTCCACTCTCCGTTCCTCATTAAAGCATATTCCTAAGATCTCCTCCTGCACACCCATGGTCTCTTTCGTAATCTCTATCTGGCTATCAACAGCTTCAGTGACTTCGGTATGACAATCCTTGATGTTTtccacagcaatcacaaagGATGCGCTATCCTTCAACTCCCTCTCCAGACGCATTACACTATCAAGG
Coding sequences within it:
- the LOC123896613 gene encoding intracellular protein transport protein USO1-like yields the protein MERGNAKTPIAEKPQSQRRKKKVEITTSNSTRSRRAKEVKKVEVIILSSDTSDSDSADGDYVSFLETYVPPELSSRASSSGEEDGSRITVESKMTLPEPVQKDSESERIKLDGRIRIEIPGKADSGAVGTEGVEPPPSKKQKVEKTTQKAGSADKGKGAASSSSQPPAQDVEAAAPLSWSSFDPLEFIERGVTMVGDMARFTNTSTEDLRKKALEYEVKGTLLNYLLTNRQEQEVLEARQKVKMVDDNLADIEKKYSETKAKLEDDIKRLKEEREGEAERLRKDYEEKLAKVKESYAASEAKLKENAAAQVEKLSKLSKKKDEAVLSVGTLADEKARLENDINELQLCAANQYDEGFAFAIEQVKLLFPDLDAERLGEADAMKQIVDGKLVPYVPPE